One Silene latifolia isolate original U9 population chromosome 4, ASM4854445v1, whole genome shotgun sequence DNA segment encodes these proteins:
- the LOC141652810 gene encoding golgin candidate 6 → MDFVSGYKGVVGRVFGNDNGSSNDDSYVERLLDRINNGTKTEDRRIAMVELQSVVAENHAAQLAFGAMGFVVVLGVLREERDDVEMVRGALETLVSSLTPLNHSKATKIEVEPSKMNADLLSREVDNISLLLSLLAEDDFYIRYYTLQVLTALLTNSPGRLQESILAVPRGITRLMDMLMDREVIRNEALLLLTYLTREAEEIQKIVVFEGAFEKIFTIVKEEGGSDGGVVVQDCLELLNNILRNNTSNQTLLRETVGFDPVISLLKLRGAAYSFTQQKTINLLSALETINLLIASGPQFESGKDTNSLTNKTVLVQRKVMDHLLLLGVESQWTPISIRCGALRCIGDMIAQHPKNIDELASKVLGEEPQVEPALNSILRIILRTSSIPEFLAADYVFKSFCEKNPDGQKMLASTLIPQPSSVTHLGFEEDMNMSFGSMLLHGLTVSENDGDLEICARAASVLTHLLKDNYQCKEKALKIELPTPVQTLGTPEPLLHRIVKYLAIASSMNNKDEKRSGKDGFYVQQMILKLLIVWLVDCPSAVQCFLDARPHLTYLIELLLNESVEVCTRGLTAVILGECTLYNKSVESGKDAFGVVDAISQKVGLTSYFLKFDEMQKSVLFSSRKPTELPKPLTRSTGASMVDIENDHNDSDDKSNEVHPVLASVFDVGFVTLVSNLEANIREQFVEVYSKPKTKVAVVPAELERRRGESDSDYIVRLKSFVDKQCSEIQDLLGRNASLAEDLTKSGVTPEQRTTGAHERVQVDSLRRDLQEISQRLEMVKSEKTKVESEASMYRNLAGKMEADLKSLSDAYNSLEQANFQLEKEVKSLRSGGSTSYPDIEAIKEEAREEAQKESEAELSDLLVCLGQEQTKVERLSARLLELGQDVDKLLEGIGDDTGVPEDDDEDEDEE, encoded by the exons ATGGATTTTGTCTCTGGCTACAAG GGAGTTGTTGGGCGTGTTTTCGGCAATGATAATGGCTCTTCAAACGATGATAG TTATGTAGAACGGTTGCTTGATCGGATAAATAATGGCACAAAGACTGAGGATAGAAGGATTGCTATGGTTGAGCTCCAGTCTGTTGTTGCAGAAAATCATGCTGCTCAACTTGCGTTTGGAGCAATGG gttttgTTGTAGTTTTAGGTGTGCTGAGGGAGGAGCGAGACGATGTTGAAATG GTTCGAGGTGCTTTGGAAACCCTCGTAAGCTCCTTAACCCCTCTAAATCATTCCAAAGCCACAAAGATTGAAGTGGAGCCATCAAAAATGAATGCTGACTTATTGTCAAGAGAAGTGGATAACATATCTCTACTCCTTAGCTTATTG GCAGAGGATGACTTCTATATACGGTACTATACGCTGCAAGTGCTGACTGCCCTTCTAACGAATTCACCTGGCAG GTTACAGGAGTCAATTTTGGCCGTTCCTCGTGGTATTACTCGACTAATGGATATGCTGATGGACCGTGAG GTTATACGAAATGAGGCCTTGTTGCTTCTTACGTACCTCACTCGTGAGGCTGAG GAAATTCAAAAAATTGTGGTGTTTGAAGGAGCTTTCGAGAAGATTTTTACGATTGTGAAAGAGGAAGGTGGTTCAGATGGTGGGGTTGTTGTTCAG GATTGTCTTGAATTGTTGAATAACATCTTGCGTAACAACACCTCGAATCAG ACGCTATTGAGAGAGACGGTGGGATTTGATCCTGTGATATCACTTTTGAAGCTCCGAGGTGCCGCATACAGCTTCACCCAGCAGAAG ACAATCAATCTGCTCAGTGCATTGGAGACCATTAATCTGCTAATCGCTAGTGGTCCGCAATTTGAATCAGGAAAAGATACAAATAGCCTGACAAACAAAACAGTATTGGTTCAG AGAAAAGTTATGGACCACCTTCTCTTGCTAGGAGTCGAAAGCCAATGGACTCCAATATCTATACGTTGTGGG GCACTCCGTTGCATTGGGGATATGATTGCTCAACATCCTAAGAACATTGATGAGTTGGCAAGTAAAGTTCTTGGAGAAGAGCCACAAGTGGAACCTGCTTTAAATTCTATTCTCCGTATTATTTTGCGGACTTCTAGTATACCAGAGTTTCTTGCTGCTGATTATGTCTTCAAGAGCTTCTGTGAG AAAAATCCTGATGGCCAAAAGATGTTGGCATCCACATTAATACCCCAGCCAAGTTCAGTGACTCATTTGGGATTTGAGGAGGACATGAACATGTCATTTGGAAG CATGCTGCTGCATGGTCTCACTGTGAGTGAAAACGACGGCGATCTTGAG ATTTGCGCTCGAGCTGCCAGTGTTTTAACTCATCTCTTGAAGGACAACTACCAATGCAAAGAGAAG GCTTTAAAAATCGAGCTTCCGACACCTGTGCAGACTCTGGGAACCCCTGAGCCCCTTCTACACCGTATAGTCAAATACTTGGCAATTGCCTCTTCCATGAATAATAAAGATGAAAAGAGAAGTGGGAAAGATGGATTTTATGTCCAGCAAATGATTCTTAAATTGCTGATTGTATGGCTTGTTGACTGCCCTAGTGCGGTTCAGTGCTTTCTGGATGCACGTCCCCACCTTACTTATCTGATTGAGTTGCTGTTAAATGAATCTGTAGAAGTTTGCACAAGGGGATTGACAGCGGTTATCTTGGGAGAGTGTACTCTCTATAATAAAAGTGTTGAGAGCGGAAAAGATGCATTTGGTGTAGTTGATGCAATCAGTCAGAAAGTTGGGCTAACCTCCTATTTTCTGAAATTTGATGAAATGCAAAAGAGTGTTCTTTTCTCTTCCAGAAAGCCAACAGAGCTGCCTAAACCTTTGACTAGATCAACTGGTGCAAGTATGGTAGATATTGAAAATGACCACAATGATTCCGATGATAAATCGAATGAAGTGCATCCAGTTCTTGCTTCAGTCTTTGATGTTGGCTTTGTTACCCTGGTTAGTAATCTGGAGGCAAATATCCGAGAACAATTTGTTGAGGTTTACAGTAAACCAAAAACAAAGGTGGCGGTTGTTCCAGCTGAATTGGAAAGAAGAAGAGGTGAAAGTGATTCAGACTATATTGTTCGTCTGAAATCCTTTGTGGATAAACAATGTTCTGAGATTCAG GATCTCCTTGGCCGCAATGCAAGTCTAGCTGAAGACTTGACAAAGTCTGGGGTGACGCCTGAGCAAAGAACAACTGGAGCCCATGAGAGAGTTCAGGTGGATTCGCTCCGCAGAGATCTTCAAGAAATATCACAGCGACTAGAGATGGTCAAGAGCGAGAAAACAAAGGTTGAATCAGAAGCTTCCATGTATCGCAACCTAGCTGGGAAAATGGAAGCTGATTTAAAGAGTTTATCCGATGCATACAACAGCCTTGAACAGGCTAACTTTCAGCTTGAGAAAGAGGTTAAGTCACTGAGAAGCGGGGGATCTACTTCTTACCCTGACATTGAGGCAATCAAAGAAGAAGCAAGAGAGGAAGCACAAAAGGAAAGTGAGGCTGAGTTGAGTGATTTACTTGTGTGCTTAGGACAAGAGCAGACCAAGGTGGAGCGACTTAGTGCCCGCCTCCTGGAATTAGGGCAAGACGTTGATAAACTTCTTGAAGGCATTGGTGATGACACCGGTGTGcctgaagatgatgatgaggacgaagaTGAAGAGTGA